From Sphingobium sp. RAC03, a single genomic window includes:
- a CDS encoding SDR family NAD(P)-dependent oxidoreductase, with protein sequence MMIDLNGKVALVTGAASANGLGFAAALKMAGQGASLFLTDLDGAAVDARAEELRAQGFAAQAMAQDVTDEAVWTKVIEAVIAAFGKIDILVNNAGIAVLRPMSEMTSADWHKQISVNLDSVYLGTKVAVDQMRAQGHGGSIVNLSSIAGLVGVQGTAAYAASKGGVRLFSKSVALETARDNIRVNTVHPGMIWTDMQQVAIADNKEIFDQIVATIPMGRMGEPADIGSMVAFLASDDARYITGCEFVVDGGMVAQ encoded by the coding sequence TGGGCTTTGCGGCCGCGCTCAAGATGGCGGGCCAGGGGGCGAGCCTGTTCCTGACCGACCTGGATGGCGCGGCGGTCGATGCGCGGGCCGAGGAATTGCGCGCGCAGGGCTTTGCCGCGCAGGCGATGGCGCAGGATGTGACCGACGAAGCGGTCTGGACCAAGGTGATCGAGGCAGTGATCGCCGCCTTCGGCAAGATCGATATATTGGTCAATAATGCCGGTATCGCCGTGTTGCGGCCGATGAGCGAGATGACCTCGGCTGACTGGCACAAGCAGATTTCGGTCAATCTCGACAGCGTGTATCTGGGCACCAAGGTCGCCGTCGACCAGATGCGGGCGCAGGGACATGGCGGGTCGATCGTCAACCTGTCTTCGATCGCGGGCCTGGTGGGCGTGCAGGGCACCGCTGCCTATGCAGCGAGTAAAGGCGGGGTGCGGCTATTTTCCAAGTCGGTCGCGCTGGAAACCGCGCGCGACAATATCCGCGTGAACACGGTGCATCCCGGCATGATCTGGACCGACATGCAGCAGGTGGCGATCGCCGATAACAAGGAGATATTCGACCAGATCGTCGCGACCATCCCGATGGGTCGCATGGGCGAACCCGCCGACATCGGGTCGATGGTCGCCTTCTTGGCGTCGGACGATGCGCGCTACATCACCGGATGCGAATTTGTCGTCGATGGGGGGATGGTCGCGCAGTGA